The genomic segment AATACTTGAATGTTATTCAAATTGCTTCCAGTTAATTGTACTCCACACATGTCAAAACCAAAAGTGCACTTCACTGTGTTAAGTAAGTAATTCCTACTTTCAGCTCTAACCAATGAGTGTAAAAAAAACAGAAAGCTTTGTTCACCTTTGGGTTGCAACTAATCATTAAAACAGATGCCACCCTAAGTGAAGCTCtgaacaattttgttttcataagTGGGAAAGAGACCTGAGATTTGCAATGGAATGATCAATTATATTGTACTTGAAATGTCATGTGGGCTTTTGGTGGTTaacataaaaagaataataatagacGGTGACAAGCGTCAAAAGTAGTAACGAGGATCTGAGATTCTCCATTGCGCAATCTTGTCTCTTGATTTGTGTTTAGTCGATTGAgaaatttttcaatttcttcctCGCACGATTTTTCTTCTAGTTAAGCTAGAACGCACATTTTAAAAAGAACATTCACTAATATTTCTAGTTTGCAGGATTTATTACGTATACTATGCTTAAATAGCTATATGACTTAAGTCTTTAAACTATGTTTGATATAAGACTCCTAACACTTTGCAAAGGCCTGCAAATGTTGTTTAGCTCACCTATGTTGATCTCGCACATGCTGCAGACACACAGAGACAGTATTGGCTCTACGTAGGTGCCCATGTGCAACAACATCTGGACTGTCAGCTAGCAATACTCGATACCAATAGTCACTTTTTTGCTCCACTACTTCAAAAGGACCTTCAAATCACTCATCAGTTGACGTTTATTCCTCTTGTTCCTTAAATACTTGCCCTTTTGATCATCTAGTCCAACCAACTCTCCAGGTTTGTAGACTTTATTATGGTGTTATATCTCCGGCCTACATTAGTATCTTTCTCTACCTTAGCTATCACCGTCTTGTAGGCATTGGTTATGAAGAATGTATATCACTCGGCTTAAACGGTAACTAGGTGCACTTCTTCCCTTCAACTTCAAAGTAGGTACTCTTATGTTTATTGTGCTTCACCTTTCGATCAAATTGCCATGGTTTCCTAAAGGTGAGTTACACGTAGTTTTaggtattactccctccgttccctGATGAAGTTCCTACACAGAATGTGCacgtgaattaagaaaaatagaatcttttaaatagtggatatattattttactgaataataaatttgatgaaggAAAACTGGGaccataaacataaaaaaaatatatattgaaaggattagtggaaaaaatatggggaCCACAACTTAttataaaatgtttttataaagttagtggaaaacatgtGAGGATTATAAGGgatattaaaatgttaaaatgaagctAGTGGAAGTCTGTGGAAGATATGTGGGGAcaataagcattattaaaaaattaaaataaggatgtacaagattatttttgtccaaaatttgtaatatagaTAGAAAGATTTTTTTGTGGAAACAACAAATGGAACACCCAAAATGACAAACgggaacttctttaaggaacaaAGGGAGTACATCGTACTCAATTGTATCTTTACTACCCCAAGTCCCCAACAAAAAGTTAGTGGAGTTATCATGCACGTCAACCTAGGTTTCGTCAGCAAGCCAGCACATTCTAGAAGGTCTGGTATGCTTATGTCTTCAAAGCAAGCTCGTGAATTGTGACCCATCTCATGTGAAGCTACAATCTCACATTTCCACCTTCTAATCAGTACGATTGCACCTTGAATAGAAGATAGTTTCATCTTAGAATGTTAAGCAAACTTAACAAAACAAATCTTGTCCTTCATGATCATCATCACAAGAAATATCTTCACTAAATTGATTCTTTggtataataaatattaattctcAGTTAACTCTTGGCGACCTAGTTTAGTATGATAAATGCTGAACATATCTGGTTTAGGTACCCCATTCAAGATGAATGCTCTGTCGACTAAATCTTTCTAGTCAGTCCATTAAAGTAGTGCCATTAGCTATTGTTTCCTATTTCCACTTACACAGATGCTTGAAAAACCTTGACCGGGTATTTGTAGAGGGAGTGTTTAGGATGCGATTGTATTGAAACTTATAAGGAACAGCTTTTCAGGACCTAGAGAAATGAACTTTGGATTCATGCTTTCTCATTCACTTATAATTCTTAGaagtcctgcaaataataaCCCATCTCAATATTCTGTCTGAAAGCGACTTTTGAATGATCAATTCAAGAGATGTATGAAAATCAaatatagtgcaaaaacaaggccacatATTATTGTAACGGTGAGTCGTAAAGGTTCTCAAAACTACTGAACCGATATCACCCACattttaaaggtgtaaaaacaCAACATTTAGGTTGGTTCATAGGATATCTCACGGTTTTGGCTGATATTTGGCTATAGACAATTGCATCACTCGGAaccataatttttcattatgatACCAACATTGATGATTGCCTTGACAACGTCTTCTGAAAGTTGTATCTATCCATCAACTAATCTGCTAGAAATTGCATCGAACTAAAGTTTTTGACGTCAGCTGACGCTATCCTGCTTCATTAATTGATTCCTTGAGGGAGAGGTTTCTGTTGGTTGTACTGCAATAGCTCATTTTGCTTTACAAAATGGTTCTTTTCCTCTGGCTTCTGccatttgtttcttttttagttACCGTCTTGGAATATGAATTGGATTTGTTTCACCTTCAGCCTAATTTTGTTACATTTGCTTCCTTTATCTCTCGTTCCTTCAATCAGCTTTTTGTTGGAGTTTATTGTGCATCCCTCCTTCCACAATCAGCATTTGATCCAGTAACATTTCTGTAAGCATTTTGTGCTGTAATATTTATGACTTCATTCTCCATCTAGTCCTTGAACGGCCATTAACCCCTTTGGCCGGGGTATGGATCTAGAGTGCTATGAGTGTCACTTATCTGAACTCTTGGCTTGAgtttattatagtaaatgatCCAAGCTCGAAGAAGCTCATtaatttccttttgttttttccAGAAACACGTGGAGTGAGAGCTTTTTGAAGGGAGTATGATACAATTGTGTTCAATTAATTAGTCGTTTTCTTTTACTTAGCAGTACCTGGTTTTCTGCTAAACCAATTGGTATTATTTGGGTATAATCCACAACATTATGGGGACCTAGGAATTTCTGCCTTTACGTATATGCTGATTTCTGCCATATAAATGTGTCCTTAATTTCACGATCAAGACATGTTTAGAATCTTCATAATTCACACTTTACAGGAACTTTTGCATGGTTTTAGATGTGCTAAGCACAATCTGACGGTGCAGTATTAAACAATCTTGTGTCTTGATAATATTAGGACGCGAAGAAATTGGAAGCCCAACGTTCAAGAGAAACGACTTTTCAGTTACATTTTGGATCGCCACATTCGAGTTCACGTGACTACACATGCTCTACGATGCATTGACAAAGCTGGTGGCATTGACGAGTACCTGTTGAAGACACCATACCATAAAATGGACACAGAGATGGGCCTTCTTTGGAAAGCCAAAATTGAAAAGATGTACGAAGAGCTTGGGAAAAAGGATGTTTCTTTCTTCTCTCCCGAAGAGGAAGCGAAGTTTGAGCAAAGTTTTAAGGATATGAGACTAGATGAAAAATCTGCAAGAAGAGAGTTTAGAAGACGGCTTTATGGTTCATCGGTGAAGCCTAGCTCAGCAATTGAGGGAACACCAGATCACCAGGTTGGTGAGTCTGAGGGAAACTCACAGTCAGATCACGAGCAGATGGA from the Amaranthus tricolor cultivar Red isolate AtriRed21 chromosome 12, ASM2621246v1, whole genome shotgun sequence genome contains:
- the LOC130828351 gene encoding 54S ribosomal protein L24, mitochondrial, coding for MAFRSNQTMKRVLKKVGEDNIAKGVKESLKKSLPNNKVIMGRAKRGLFAGRHIQFGNQISEDGGNKTRRNWKPNVQEKRLFSYILDRHIRVHVTTHALRCIDKAGGIDEYLLKTPYHKMDTEMGLLWKAKIEKMYEELGKKDVSFFSPEEEAKFEQSFKDMRLDEKSARREFRRRLYGSSVKPSSAIEGTPDHQVGESEGNSQSDHEQMEASA